A stretch of the Methylacidiphilum caldifontis genome encodes the following:
- a CDS encoding type II toxin-antitoxin system antitoxin SocA domain-containing protein — protein sequence MLAKFIQEQRKKRSLTQEFLASILGISRTTYMQIERGERDLTITEAKKLSEVFDIPLENFLHGKEGAKPIVEIDRKKKQAEETKEEIRISVPQEKVDKFRQILIYVLKKVGGKPNIGMTALYKLLYFMDFDYYEKYEDQLMGLVYIKNQHGPTPLLFEKLIEDMIKKGEVEKIKSKFYKYPQTKYLVNPEVEPDLSILNGREKEHIDWELQRLSDLTAKQLSELSHKDVPWVSAEYGKRLDYESVFYRTPETSVREYGNTDED from the coding sequence ATGCTTGCTAAATTCATCCAAGAACAAAGGAAAAAACGTAGTCTGACGCAGGAGTTTTTGGCATCAATACTTGGCATTTCTCGAACGACTTATATGCAGATTGAGCGGGGAGAGAGAGATTTAACTATCACTGAGGCAAAGAAGCTCTCGGAGGTTTTTGATATTCCTTTGGAAAATTTTTTACATGGTAAAGAAGGAGCAAAACCCATCGTTGAAATTGATCGCAAGAAAAAACAGGCGGAAGAAACAAAAGAGGAAATTCGTATTAGCGTACCTCAAGAAAAAGTTGACAAGTTTCGGCAGATTTTAATTTATGTTTTGAAAAAAGTTGGCGGCAAGCCGAATATCGGCATGACAGCTCTGTATAAACTGCTTTATTTCATGGATTTTGACTACTACGAAAAATATGAAGATCAGCTAATGGGTCTGGTGTATATTAAAAACCAACATGGTCCAACGCCTCTTTTGTTTGAAAAGCTTATTGAAGACATGATTAAAAAAGGCGAGGTAGAAAAAATCAAAAGCAAATTTTACAAGTACCCTCAGACAAAATATCTTGTCAATCCAGAGGTTGAACCGGATTTAAGCATCCTCAATGGAAGAGAGAAGGAGCACATTGATTGGGAACTACAACGACTTTCTGATCTGACTGCGAAGCAGCTTTCTGAATTATCACATAAAGATGTTCCATGGGTAAGCGCAGAGTATGGCAAACGGCTTGACTATGAGTCGGTGTTCTACCGAACTCCCGAGACATCAGTTCGAGAATATGGCAACACCGACGAAGATTGA
- a CDS encoding HNH endonuclease signature motif containing protein, protein MIEEVWEKAKPIPGKNPKVWRKDNYGNIIRFDSYGTNGEYGWEIDHKNPKDKGGSDNLRNLQPLHWQENRKKGTKAQHKGK, encoded by the coding sequence ATGATTGAAGAAGTTTGGGAAAAAGCAAAACCCATACCCGGAAAAAATCCTAAGGTATGGCGCAAAGATAACTATGGAAATATAATTCGTTTTGATTCTTATGGAACAAATGGTGAATATGGGTGGGAAATCGACCATAAGAATCCAAAGGACAAAGGGGGAAGTGATAATTTGAGAAATCTGCAACCCCTTCATTGGCAAGAAAACCGCAAGAAGGGTACAAAAGCTCAACATAAAGGGAAATAG
- a CDS encoding PTS sugar transporter subunit IIA, translating into MNLSDILTQDRVLLNLTASDRFEAITKVVQILSNAPQLQSFEPFLNAVIEAEKAGLTWFEQEVAFPHIRSELVKELVIAVGFFPSGVFFRENAPLVQLIFVIGAPKKISTTDIVVVGSLARIVSKNKNRLLRVKSVEEFVALISECEKQLQ; encoded by the coding sequence ATGAACCTATCCGATATTTTGACTCAGGACCGAGTCCTTCTTAACCTAACAGCTTCTGACAGGTTCGAAGCAATAACAAAAGTTGTCCAGATCCTTTCGAATGCTCCCCAGCTTCAATCTTTTGAGCCTTTTTTGAATGCTGTTATAGAAGCTGAGAAAGCGGGCTTAACATGGTTTGAACAGGAGGTTGCTTTCCCACATATCCGAAGCGAACTGGTAAAGGAACTTGTCATAGCGGTAGGTTTTTTCCCCTCAGGAGTATTCTTTAGGGAAAATGCTCCTCTGGTCCAATTGATTTTCGTAATCGGTGCCCCTAAGAAAATTAGTACAACCGATATCGTCGTGGTAGGTTCCCTTGCCAGAATTGTATCAAAAAATAAAAACCGCCTGCTTAGAGTCAAAAGTGTTGAAGAGTTCGTTGCTCTTATCAGCGAATGTGAAAAACAGCTTCAATAA
- a CDS encoding NAD(+)/NADH kinase → MSLRVGLFVNKEKRGALELLLELLEYFKKHNVCFSLEDSTARLVGLKGVSLSQISTEVDLILAAGGDGTIIRIAHEIFPSQVPIFGVNTGSLGFLTAVSRDEIIPELPKILTGHFRKSPRMVLKAIGSAYGKDFEIPCSLNDIVLFRGSFSHMTTIDVFAQGNLVTEYQSDGLVIATPTGSTAYALSTGGPIVVPESKVFSLNPICPHTLTNRSLVFAEEMVLRFSIPLGGGPVRLEYDGIAYGDLHPGDWLQVEARPESVVLGFLEERDFFEILRKKLRWSGAAVED, encoded by the coding sequence ATGTCTTTACGAGTCGGCCTTTTTGTCAATAAAGAGAAAAGAGGTGCTCTTGAACTTCTCCTAGAGCTTCTTGAATATTTTAAGAAACACAATGTCTGTTTTTCACTTGAAGATTCTACGGCAAGACTGGTAGGACTAAAGGGTGTTTCCTTAAGCCAAATTTCTACTGAAGTGGATCTAATCCTGGCAGCAGGTGGAGATGGAACAATTATTCGCATAGCCCATGAAATTTTTCCATCGCAAGTGCCTATTTTCGGGGTAAATACAGGCAGTCTTGGATTTTTAACAGCGGTTTCCAGAGATGAAATTATTCCTGAGCTACCCAAAATTTTAACTGGTCATTTTAGAAAAAGTCCACGAATGGTTCTTAAAGCTATAGGCAGTGCCTATGGAAAAGATTTTGAGATTCCTTGTTCTCTCAATGATATTGTGCTTTTCAGGGGATCTTTTTCCCACATGACTACTATCGATGTCTTTGCCCAAGGAAACCTAGTAACCGAATATCAATCCGATGGTCTTGTTATTGCAACACCTACCGGATCCACTGCTTATGCCTTGTCTACTGGAGGGCCTATTGTTGTTCCTGAATCGAAGGTTTTTAGTCTAAATCCTATCTGTCCCCATACCCTGACAAATAGGAGCTTGGTCTTTGCCGAGGAGATGGTTTTACGCTTTTCTATCCCTTTGGGGGGAGGACCGGTGCGGCTTGAATATGATGGGATAGCTTATGGAGATCTTCATCCAGGGGATTGGCTTCAGGTTGAAGCTAGACCAGAAAGCGTGGTCCTGGGATTTCTTGAAGAGAGAGATTTTTTTGAAATATTAAGGAAAAAGCTAAGATGGAGCGGTGCTGCTGTCGAGGACTAA
- a CDS encoding carbohydrate kinase family protein has product MKNVDVLAIGHSCYDLSFFVENDPQSDEKTTATDLILCGGGPAANAAVAVSRLGGKSAFCGYAGLDPLGEMISKEFRDEGVDTSLLIRKEYPTPVACCLVKPSGQRAVVNYRKKTPCLDPGEIDIFAIRPKVILFDGHEPAVSLKFLNRAKEEGIPTVLDAGSLHEGSSLLAPQVDYLVASEKFIQQLTAVKDPKAAFEKSSKLYSHLVVTLGEMGLFWSHANKKGMIKSLPIKPVDTNGAGDVFHGAFSLGLAHGMEWNSLLLFSTVAAGLSCTRKGARTSFPSKEEVENWLKKIKLEDFLLFPF; this is encoded by the coding sequence ATGAAGAACGTGGATGTCCTTGCTATCGGGCATAGCTGTTATGACCTCTCCTTTTTCGTAGAGAACGACCCGCAAAGCGATGAAAAGACTACAGCCACAGACCTTATCCTTTGTGGAGGAGGACCTGCAGCAAACGCCGCGGTAGCGGTTAGCAGGCTTGGAGGCAAATCAGCGTTTTGCGGGTATGCAGGTTTAGATCCCTTAGGAGAAATGATTAGCAAGGAATTTAGAGATGAAGGAGTGGATACTTCCCTCTTGATAAGAAAAGAATATCCAACTCCGGTTGCCTGTTGCCTTGTTAAACCTAGCGGGCAAAGGGCCGTCGTCAATTATAGAAAAAAGACTCCATGCCTGGACCCTGGAGAGATCGACATTTTTGCTATAAGACCTAAGGTTATTCTTTTTGATGGGCATGAGCCAGCGGTTTCTTTGAAATTCCTAAACAGGGCTAAAGAAGAAGGCATTCCGACCGTGCTTGATGCTGGTTCATTGCATGAAGGCAGCTCGTTACTTGCTCCACAGGTCGATTACCTCGTCGCTTCAGAAAAGTTTATCCAACAACTCACAGCAGTAAAGGATCCAAAGGCAGCTTTTGAAAAATCATCAAAACTCTATTCCCATCTCGTCGTTACCCTTGGAGAAATGGGTCTGTTTTGGAGTCATGCAAACAAAAAGGGGATGATAAAAAGCTTGCCCATTAAACCTGTAGATACCAATGGTGCAGGAGATGTTTTCCATGGGGCTTTTTCCCTTGGCCTAGCCCATGGAATGGAGTGGAATAGCCTGCTTCTTTTTTCCACGGTTGCAGCCGGATTAAGCTGTACTCGCAAAGGTGCAAGAACCTCTTTTCCATCTAAAGAAGAAGTTGAAAATTGGTTAAAAAAAATTAAGCTTGAAGATTTTCTCCTTTTCCCCTTTTAG
- a CDS encoding type III polyketide synthase codes for MFLQSIFSLVPEQGYKQSECWEIFSRSRVARTLKASSVDLVKKILLGDSWIDKRHFAVDPIEMVFDMSAESLNKKFEELAPKLAAKTLCEVLERSELRPSDLDALFVCTCTGYLCPGLSSHIAERVGMRADSFLIDIVGHGCGAALPTLHAVKSFLNENPSCYAAAVSVELSSTAFYVDDDPGCLVSMCIFADGCCATLWHGSKEGLGWQSKDFFSLHIPKNRELLRFENAYGKLRNKLHRTVPVLAAGAVFELYKKYEDNPSVHCRKLIVHPGGKEVLIELKKRFPANRFEESAEVLRDYGNMSSPSVLFAFQKGIELQLKEKEILLFSFGAGFSCHGCRMSRVN; via the coding sequence ATGTTTCTACAATCTATATTCTCCTTGGTCCCAGAACAGGGATACAAGCAGTCTGAATGTTGGGAGATTTTTAGTCGCTCTCGAGTAGCACGTACCCTGAAAGCATCTTCTGTTGATCTGGTAAAGAAAATTCTTCTAGGCGACAGTTGGATAGACAAAAGACATTTTGCAGTCGATCCCATTGAAATGGTCTTTGATATGTCGGCAGAAAGCTTGAACAAGAAATTTGAAGAACTGGCTCCAAAATTAGCGGCTAAAACACTCTGTGAAGTTCTTGAAAGATCTGAACTCAGGCCTTCTGATCTCGATGCCCTTTTTGTTTGTACCTGTACAGGTTACCTCTGTCCAGGACTTTCTAGCCATATTGCTGAAAGAGTAGGAATGCGGGCGGACAGTTTTCTTATAGATATCGTTGGACATGGCTGTGGAGCGGCTTTGCCTACACTTCATGCCGTAAAAAGTTTTTTGAATGAAAATCCAAGTTGTTATGCTGCCGCAGTTTCTGTTGAGCTTTCCTCTACTGCCTTTTATGTTGATGATGATCCGGGTTGTTTGGTTAGTATGTGTATTTTTGCCGATGGATGTTGTGCTACCCTTTGGCATGGATCAAAAGAAGGATTAGGATGGCAAAGTAAGGATTTTTTTTCACTTCATATTCCCAAAAACAGAGAACTGCTACGCTTTGAGAATGCTTATGGAAAACTGCGTAATAAACTTCATCGAACTGTTCCGGTATTAGCTGCGGGAGCAGTTTTTGAACTTTATAAAAAGTATGAGGATAATCCTTCGGTCCATTGCCGGAAGCTTATTGTTCATCCTGGGGGAAAAGAAGTGCTTATTGAGCTCAAAAAGAGGTTCCCTGCCAATCGCTTTGAAGAAAGTGCTGAGGTCCTAAGAGATTACGGTAATATGAGCAGTCCTTCTGTTTTGTTCGCTTTTCAAAAAGGGATTGAACTTCAACTCAAAGAAAAAGAGATATTGCTTTTTAGTTTTGGAGCAGGTTTTTCTTGTCATGGTTGCCGGATGAGTCGTGTTAACTAG
- a CDS encoding NAD(P)/FAD-dependent oxidoreductase, whose amino-acid sequence MKPITIIGGGIAGLSLGICLRRFDIPVWVYEACDYPLKKVCGEFLSGLPFWVIQKLGIEDILEKFPKAQEASFTIGDKRKFFLKFPFPVYLTPRENLDSLLAYRFMDCGGILYTRSYCSPSFKEGMVIACGKKKEAGEWIGLKVHLQGVKLDHDLEMYAATQGYLGFCKIDSQTVNLCGLFKKCKVSATSKKDLFAGYLRVLNLNKPYLYFEKSQFLEESFAAVPSFSLGFLQPNQQVVKIGDSFVTVPPFMGNGMAMAMESAAIAADDLVLYALGKLSWLQAVESINQKLKKRFSLRVYLGLCLHPLLLNEQELLLHFLTQNSVVKSLYKLTRAKDHFSFFDRKG is encoded by the coding sequence GTGAAACCCATCACTATCATAGGCGGAGGGATCGCAGGGCTTTCTCTGGGAATCTGCTTGCGTAGGTTTGATATCCCTGTATGGGTTTATGAAGCTTGTGATTATCCCCTTAAAAAGGTCTGCGGAGAGTTTCTTTCTGGACTTCCCTTCTGGGTTATACAGAAACTAGGGATTGAAGATATTTTAGAAAAGTTTCCCAAAGCTCAAGAAGCCAGTTTTACCATAGGAGATAAAAGAAAGTTTTTCTTGAAATTTCCTTTTCCTGTTTATCTTACTCCGAGAGAAAACCTGGACAGCCTGCTGGCTTACCGCTTTATGGATTGTGGAGGGATCCTTTATACGAGATCCTACTGCTCTCCTTCTTTTAAAGAAGGGATGGTGATTGCTTGCGGCAAAAAAAAGGAAGCGGGTGAATGGATCGGCTTAAAAGTCCATCTTCAAGGAGTAAAACTTGATCACGATCTAGAGATGTATGCAGCGACTCAGGGTTATCTGGGATTTTGCAAAATCGATAGCCAAACAGTAAATCTATGCGGGCTCTTTAAGAAATGCAAAGTTTCAGCTACTTCCAAAAAAGATCTGTTCGCAGGTTATCTTAGGGTATTGAACTTGAATAAACCTTACCTTTATTTTGAAAAAAGCCAGTTTTTAGAGGAGAGTTTTGCAGCTGTTCCTTCTTTTTCTCTGGGATTTCTACAACCTAACCAACAAGTTGTCAAAATTGGAGATAGTTTTGTGACCGTCCCCCCTTTTATGGGTAATGGTATGGCGATGGCTATGGAATCAGCAGCCATAGCTGCAGACGATCTTGTACTTTATGCTCTGGGAAAACTCAGTTGGCTTCAAGCGGTAGAAAGCATTAATCAGAAACTTAAAAAGCGATTTTCTTTGCGGGTTTATCTTGGTCTTTGTTTACATCCACTACTTCTGAATGAACAAGAATTGCTTCTTCATTTTCTTACTCAGAACAGTGTTGTCAAAAGCCTTTACAAGCTCACCCGAGCCAAGGATCATTTCTCGTTTTTTGATAGAAAAGGATAA
- a CDS encoding class I SAM-dependent methyltransferase, with protein sequence MERKLEEMEYLDIFPPDSVEAIKGRRGLKKINFIMGNFFWFKRKVKNSLSFLDKPAVFLEIGAGDGSLGQFLYRDSLLRQKMNLTGLDRIPRPQGWPKDWNWIRMDLFEFIKCKDFVDSSSFQGILANMVLHHFSSSQLEGLGEWINKIKPSFLFFCEPLRSGLTLVELSLLRLVGLNPITFHDGLLSIKSGFYGDELPVFLGLHRVDWPYQIKMTWLGAYRFEAIVK encoded by the coding sequence ATGGAAAGAAAGCTTGAAGAGATGGAGTACCTGGACATTTTTCCCCCTGACTCGGTTGAAGCGATAAAGGGCAGAAGGGGCCTTAAGAAAATTAATTTTATAATGGGCAATTTCTTTTGGTTTAAAAGGAAAGTTAAAAATAGCCTTTCTTTTTTGGATAAGCCAGCAGTTTTCCTGGAGATAGGGGCAGGAGATGGTTCCTTAGGCCAATTTCTTTATCGAGATAGCCTCCTTAGGCAGAAGATGAACTTAACCGGATTGGATCGAATCCCAAGACCGCAAGGTTGGCCAAAAGACTGGAATTGGATAAGGATGGATCTCTTTGAGTTTATAAAATGCAAGGATTTTGTCGATTCCTCTTCTTTTCAGGGCATTCTAGCGAACATGGTGCTTCATCATTTTTCCTCTTCTCAATTGGAGGGGTTGGGAGAGTGGATAAACAAAATAAAGCCTTCGTTTCTTTTTTTTTGTGAGCCTTTGCGTAGCGGGTTAACTTTGGTTGAACTCTCCTTGCTGCGGTTAGTAGGGCTTAACCCGATTACTTTTCATGACGGCTTGTTAAGCATTAAAAGTGGATTTTATGGTGATGAACTTCCTGTTTTTCTTGGTCTTCATCGAGTTGATTGGCCCTATCAAATAAAGATGACTTGGTTAGGTGCTTATAGGTTTGAAGCGATTGTAAAGTGA
- a CDS encoding filamentous hemagglutinin N-terminal domain-containing protein: MKKNTLTFFILFAVIAFTLFLNGKRDTYDKGKFLGGKMNKNFLKKLRKFLFLSLFLVSLCSQKLLAFIPPAPNQLPGHGQVVSGSATLNPPGNSLHVDSPFTSILWGGPAYNLNVNQPPGFNVGSAAHFGIVKNFPGPTIATLLNVDVSGNPSQIYGNITVAGDVVFFLANGSGIIVGPSGTINAPAGIGLFGYSINPSNFGGSVSIAKDTPGSFVTVMNGATLRSEKPGAMILIAAPSSVNIAALKGEPGEGGIVAKGGVSLITGYAINASAQGFTIPANGAFSVLGSLNIHGSEDENPFVIATAISNGSINITGGNVVLPPTGAPGYGSLVWSTVLANHGTLAFSGPLTIANRQYSGSLYNYGSIVSFEDQPIVINVNGSIINYGSITGGQESEDVDQNVTLRAWQGGIANYGTISGHDEIIVAATNPSGTGIFPKGGVFSNGTISFSAEDSPTTFIFRSATGPGYLGGTVSYSSENGLTNVFLGSGFSPGYPFVLATNLLAQNVSFTGGSLVGGAVLTVQSLDLTLSGNVNHFVSKSNPLLNGFQLANGPFSSTNITLNADGTGPQFINLAVNGNAVINSGNTSTFMEQATVNGVQGLTLTVPNAGGNLLLNVSGNLTVNPGNPSQFAMSRDILGFPGFVFPGGIAMKAGGSLTVNASLDNGYSPSAGTNYQGIFLSGSSLAVASPFVTNGNTLVTVSSPVSQGVYAVTPISSSNPTVYTVGLKPSGLVVGPFPWSP; the protein is encoded by the coding sequence ATGAAAAAAAATACGTTGACATTTTTTATTCTTTTTGCCGTAATAGCTTTCACTCTTTTTCTCAATGGGAAAAGGGATACCTATGACAAAGGAAAATTCTTGGGGGGAAAAATGAATAAGAACTTTTTGAAAAAATTAAGGAAGTTTCTTTTTTTATCTCTATTTTTAGTTAGCCTTTGTAGTCAGAAGCTTTTAGCTTTTATTCCTCCTGCTCCGAACCAACTCCCTGGTCATGGGCAAGTAGTGAGTGGGTCGGCGACGTTGAACCCGCCTGGAAACTCTCTTCATGTGGATAGTCCATTTACCTCTATACTATGGGGAGGTCCAGCTTATAATTTAAATGTCAATCAGCCCCCAGGGTTTAATGTGGGCTCAGCTGCTCACTTTGGGATCGTTAAAAATTTTCCTGGTCCAACCATAGCGACATTATTAAATGTAGACGTCAGTGGCAATCCCTCCCAGATCTATGGGAATATCACCGTGGCAGGTGATGTTGTCTTCTTTTTAGCAAACGGCAGTGGGATCATCGTGGGACCCTCAGGGACGATCAATGCTCCAGCTGGAATAGGTCTTTTTGGTTATTCGATAAATCCCTCCAATTTTGGAGGTTCCGTGAGCATTGCCAAAGATACGCCGGGCAGTTTCGTTACGGTGATGAATGGGGCAACATTGAGATCCGAAAAGCCTGGGGCGATGATTCTGATTGCAGCTCCTTCCTCGGTAAACATTGCAGCTTTAAAAGGGGAACCTGGGGAAGGAGGGATTGTGGCTAAGGGAGGAGTAAGCCTGATCACTGGCTATGCCATTAATGCCAGTGCACAGGGCTTTACAATTCCAGCCAATGGTGCCTTTAGTGTTCTGGGTAGCTTAAATATTCATGGGTCAGAAGATGAAAACCCTTTTGTGATCGCTACAGCGATTAGCAATGGAAGTATCAATATAACGGGAGGCAATGTGGTATTACCTCCTACTGGAGCTCCTGGTTATGGAAGCCTGGTTTGGTCCACGGTTTTAGCTAATCATGGGACGTTAGCCTTTTCGGGTCCTTTGACTATTGCGAACAGGCAGTACAGTGGTTCTCTATACAATTATGGCTCGATTGTATCTTTTGAAGACCAACCGATCGTCATCAATGTCAATGGTTCTATCATTAATTATGGGTCAATTACGGGTGGGCAGGAAAGCGAAGATGTTGATCAGAACGTTACTTTAAGAGCTTGGCAAGGTGGGATTGCCAACTACGGCACGATCAGCGGTCATGATGAAATTATAGTGGCGGCTACTAATCCTTCGGGAACAGGAATTTTTCCTAAAGGGGGGGTATTTTCGAATGGAACGATCTCTTTTAGCGCTGAGGATTCCCCAACGACTTTTATTTTCCGTAGTGCAACAGGACCTGGTTATTTAGGAGGAACAGTAAGTTATTCTTCAGAAAATGGGCTTACCAATGTTTTTTTGGGTAGCGGGTTTTCTCCCGGATATCCTTTTGTGCTAGCTACCAATCTCTTAGCTCAAAATGTATCTTTTACTGGAGGTAGTCTTGTGGGTGGGGCTGTTTTGACGGTTCAATCGCTTGATCTTACCCTCAGTGGTAATGTCAATCATTTCGTTTCAAAATCCAATCCCTTGTTGAATGGTTTCCAGTTAGCCAACGGGCCCTTTAGCTCTACTAACATTACACTGAATGCGGATGGGACAGGACCTCAGTTCATCAATTTAGCGGTAAATGGGAATGCGGTGATTAACTCAGGCAATACTTCTACCTTTATGGAGCAGGCCACAGTCAACGGCGTTCAGGGATTAACCTTAACCGTTCCCAATGCGGGTGGTAATCTTCTTCTCAATGTGAGTGGGAATTTGACGGTCAATCCAGGAAATCCTTCTCAATTTGCGATGAGCAGGGATATCCTTGGCTTTCCCGGTTTTGTATTTCCAGGTGGTATCGCGATGAAAGCCGGAGGATCGCTTACAGTCAATGCGTCTTTGGATAATGGCTATTCTCCTTCAGCAGGAACTAATTATCAGGGGATTTTCCTTTCGGGATCTTCTCTAGCTGTAGCTTCTCCTTTTGTCACCAATGGAAATACCCTAGTTACAGTTTCATCTCCGGTTAGTCAGGGGGTTTATGCAGTAACCCCGATTTCTTCCTCTAACCCGACTGTATATACAGTCGGATTGAAACCTTCCGGCCTTGTAGTAGGACCTTTTCCTTGGAGCCCCTAA
- a CDS encoding class I SAM-dependent methyltransferase, which produces MTKAYYYKIEEPCSSFLFLPNRQFFIKGYFFDSQGRAAEELRVIIKKEVYFTRKAQRLDVQHRYKQKGKEIDPLSGFELEIELSRGFKTLWLLARSQSGDWIRLAKFYALVSKKKDNVQKEAEGGFVEVEDWYPYGATLEPRWNYEKSGHPLITALLESKLPIFEQYLIDWKNFIADFLLISPVPPSDNLSPFWHNRWFDSLDAISLFGMIAQQKPKIFLEIGSGYSTRFAYRAKKAYSPRTKILTIDPEPRTAVEQLVDETFRSALQSCPLSLFEQLEGGDILFLDGSHRVLQGSDVTVFFLEILPALKPGVIIHLHDIFWPEDYPKDWSKRYYSEQYLLGSLLLFSQEKFEVLFASHFVSKQAKLVKIFAELWEAPQLKGLKPLGGSFWFRKKS; this is translated from the coding sequence ATGACCAAGGCCTATTACTATAAGATAGAAGAGCCTTGCTCTTCTTTCCTTTTTCTACCTAACCGGCAATTTTTCATTAAAGGCTATTTTTTTGATTCCCAGGGAAGGGCTGCCGAAGAGCTTCGGGTGATCATCAAAAAAGAGGTTTATTTTACCAGAAAAGCTCAACGCTTGGATGTCCAACATAGATATAAGCAAAAAGGTAAAGAAATTGATCCGCTGAGCGGTTTTGAGCTAGAAATAGAGCTGAGTCGGGGTTTTAAAACTCTATGGCTTTTAGCTCGTAGCCAATCGGGAGATTGGATAAGATTGGCAAAATTTTATGCTTTGGTTTCAAAGAAAAAGGATAATGTTCAAAAAGAAGCAGAGGGAGGTTTTGTGGAAGTTGAAGATTGGTATCCTTACGGAGCGACTCTTGAGCCTCGGTGGAACTATGAAAAAAGTGGGCATCCCTTGATTACCGCCCTTCTTGAATCGAAGCTTCCGATCTTCGAGCAATATCTTATCGATTGGAAAAATTTTATTGCTGATTTTCTTTTGATCAGTCCTGTTCCTCCTTCGGATAACCTTTCCCCATTCTGGCACAATAGATGGTTTGATAGCCTGGATGCGATCTCTCTTTTTGGGATGATAGCCCAACAAAAACCAAAGATATTCCTGGAAATTGGCTCAGGTTATTCTACCCGATTTGCCTATAGGGCAAAAAAAGCCTACAGTCCCCGAACAAAGATACTGACAATAGATCCTGAACCCAGGACAGCAGTAGAGCAGTTAGTCGATGAAACTTTCCGGTCGGCACTTCAAAGCTGTCCCCTTTCTCTATTTGAACAACTGGAAGGAGGGGATATTTTATTTCTGGATGGATCGCACCGGGTTCTTCAGGGATCCGATGTGACGGTCTTTTTCCTTGAAATTTTACCGGCCCTTAAACCCGGGGTCATCATTCATCTCCATGACATATTCTGGCCTGAGGATTATCCGAAAGATTGGTCAAAAAGGTACTATTCTGAACAGTATCTATTAGGTTCTCTTCTCCTTTTTTCCCAAGAGAAGTTCGAAGTCTTGTTTGCTTCTCATTTTGTTTCGAAACAGGCTAAGTTGGTTAAAATTTTCGCTGAGTTATGGGAGGCTCCCCAGCTTAAGGGATTAAAGCCCTTAGGCGGCTCATTCTGGTTTAGGAAAAAAAGCTAA